The Ciconia boyciana chromosome 4, ASM3463844v1, whole genome shotgun sequence DNA window TTCTTTCATCTTGTCGTGCCTTTTTTTGATGAGAGAGCACTTCTTAGTCTTTGCATGTTCATGCTCACGTTTCTGTGGTACTGAAGAAAGGTCCCCAAAGTTGGGCATCCTTgccctttaaaagaaaataaaacccccaaaacacagaaaagccacCGACACAAAAGATCTGCAAAGCCTCAGAAAAAATTACCTATGATCCAAGGTTTCCCAGTTTCCTGATCCAGAGAGTCCTGACTTCTCCAAGTCAGGCTGAGCTTGGATTTTTGGCAGGGGTGCACATAGCTATCCCTTTCTCCTGTTCCCCAGTAGGATTCACTGTGAGGGACCTGctcagtttggggttttcttttgctgtcctGATGAGCAGCAGCTCGAGGAAAAGGGAGGTGTGAAGACTAACAGGATGGGCCAAGCCACTTGTCGGCTCCAGGGGACTTGGGAGATGGGAATAACTCCAAGCTCATCCGAGTGGGAAGCAGTGGCTGGCAAGGCTAGTGAGGGAGAGGACTCACCTACTGCCCCCAGCTCGGTGCCAGCAGAGTGAGGgtgagaagaaagggaaaaaaatcactcaaaAGTTGTctctggagaaaagaaactCACAGGTTGCACAGTGCAGCTTCGAATACCAACagctgctcccctccctgctctgctcatcCCCAAACCAGCAGGATTCAAAAATCCCTGTTTGCATCACCGGGGCCACACACTCTGCCTCCCCACAGTGGGTCGAGAAGAGTTTCTCCAGTGAAGGGCTTTGTAAACCTTCAGTACTTCAATCGCCCTCTGAAAAGTTCCcaagacatcttttttttcatagcagttAACAAAAATCATCATCCCGATTTGGAATCTGTGCTGTTTTCCATCATGCAGCTTGTTTCTCAGTGCTGAAGCATCACTTCATACCCAACAATTATTTGATGTTTTACCTTCTGGTAAAGGACTATGAACAGAtgtagtttgtttgtttgtttttattttggtgagTGTTTTTCTGAAGCCCAAATAAACTCATTTGTTTCTCTGGCATGCAGGGAATAGTAGCGTATTAAAAAGGTAAGGGTTTCCTTTATAGAAACATTGATCTGTCATTACTGTTGCGTTCATTAAAAGGTTTAATAGTTTTCagtatattgttttaaaatctgatctTGAAATAAAGTGGATTCGtttgtagtttatttttctaatgttaGTGATAAACTTAACCGTATTCAAGATAGATGGCTCAGTAATACTGCTGGTAGTGTTTGTtgtgtggtttggggttttttttctaacatgTCTGTTTTTATGTGACGCAGTTGGCTGGGGAAGTGATCAAGGGATTGGAGGATTTGGAGAGGAACCAGGAATTAAAGCCCAGCTAACGAACCTTATTCGATCTGTACGAACTGTTATGAGAGGTAAGCTGACGATCTTTTGTTGAAACGTTACTGACCGTAAAGTTTAGTTTCTGGGCTTCGATGAAGTAACATCAGTATTTTGACTCTTTTCTTTTACCAAACAGCTGCTATTTCTGCTTGTCATTTCCAGTCTATCCTTCTTTCACGCGTGGACGTGGAGGGAGGGCACAGGTCCCAGCTAAGGTGCCCGAAGTTTGATAAAGTGTAAAACATTCCCTGACTCTGACTCTGGCttgtggtgctgctgctgcatcttgTCTTTCCTCGGCGTTTGGGAGCTGGGGGGAAGCTTGGTGATCAATCAGAGTGTGTAATTAGCTTCACCTTAGCTaaatttacagaatcacagaatcgtataggttggaaaagacctttaagatcatcgagtccaaccgtaaacctaacacctAAACCTAACATGTAAAACTAACACGTAAACCTAAtacataaaatttaattttatgtgaaGTACCTGGTGAGGGAAATGTAATTCCTGGGATTCTTAAAGGTAAGTTGGGCTAATGTGCCtcaaaggatggggaaaaaatagactttaatttctaaattaccGATAGTTTTTCACTATAAAGCACACCAAAAATTCCTTTTATGGGTGATGATAAACAGGAATTAACAAATCTTACCTGTCTTGGTCACCACAGAGTAAAAACTGATAAATTTTTTCTAAATCACAGTAAAGCCAAGGGTAGAAACTGACTCTGAGATGGATTAGTTTCATTTGGAGAAAGGGTTGTTTGGGTTAAAGTTAAAACATGATGGGctgtaggaaaatatttatgctgTTGCTTCCTACTAATTTTAGTATCCTAGGCTTTGATCCTGGCTCCTTCCACCAATCCTGATTTTTGCATAAGaaaattcagtgtatttttaaagttttgattGATTTTGCTCCTTAAAAGTTAGTCTCCCAAGATAATAAGTTCTGTCACTTTGTGatgtgcagaagaaaattttcacaattgctcctctttttttttttttttctacagtgcCATTAATAGCAGTGAACTCCGTTACAATTGTTCTCCTCCTGTTGTTTGGTTGAAGGTACCTGTTGCAAAATCTTTTGGACATCCAAAGAAGCAAGTTGCTAACCATCGCTGCTCTGAGTTTCCTGGGATCCAGCACGGTTTAGCTGTCAATTTGACATTCAACTTATAATAATAAAGACACTATTTCTATTTGTCCTATTTCCTCATGTTCACTTGCAGTTTCATTAAACAAGATAATGGGATCAATGCAGCAACGCTGCAAATATATTGGACTATGACAAGTTCTGTTGCTGCCTGTTAATAGCGTTGACTGTTAGAGCACGTGTTGTAACATACTGCAATGATTGTTGAGAGGATGCGGTTTTTAAATGTCTTGTTACTCAGGGATGAATTTCCTTCAGTACGCtccccaaattatttttaaattaagaaaaacaacagtggtttttatttcaattactaCCACAGTACCATTTAAGAGAATACGAATTAGGCTGTACAAACATGTTACAAATTACTGAAGTACGGTTGTGATATTGAGGGAGACAAAACTAGCTGGGTAAAGTCCTGATTCAGTTCACATTGGAAGTCAAATGTTCCTGGTTTGACCAAGAACAGGATTTTTCTCTTGGTGTTTGGTGGTCCTTTAAAACCAATAATGTTTCATGCTGATGCTGAAGTAAGTTGAAAATCAGTGCAATTGCTATGCAAAATCTAAAAAAGCTGTACCTAAAGCTGGGCAACTCTGTGTTAATTTAGACTAGCAGGTGATATTAGTGATTAGCATTTGTTACTGTTCTGTCAAGGATtattgtactttttaaaatgtgtgttaaaCTTCTGCGTGGCAATTACTGTGTTGGAAGTGGGGAACCATTTGTATTCTGAGTTGCTTGGGAAACGTGGCAAGGGAGTGCTGTGCCCTCTTCAAATGCAATTCTTTGTTAAAACCAGCAAATTTGCAGCCTCTTCTAttactgctgcttcttcccccaccctccaTCTTCCTTTGTTAAAGTAACAGCTTACTGAAATTGAAACTATGGGTATGATCTTGCAGTTCTGTCGCAGAGAATATTGCTAATTGCTTTGGTGTAGATCTTGTCTCAGTTCAGACTGCTGAGTTGGGTCCAATGTTATATAGCAagtctgaaaatgaagaagGCTGATTCTCGTGtaccttttcagaaaagttaGAAGTCTTATGTCTGTTCTTCTGCTAAAGtgttttagcttatttttaaagtggGAAAGGCCAAAGGAAACGTGgcagtttaattattttaaaacagcttagTTTATCATCTCTTTGTCTTGATGACTAAAGCATATGCTGTTGTATACAAAGATAAATCTGTAAAAtgtgtaaattaaattaatgatcttcaactgcagtgttttgcagagcagagtATGTTCAGGAGagttttatgtttcctttttttagtgaaaacttgtaaataaattctgaatttctaaGTTAAGCACTCTCTTTCATAACTCGCTCTGTATCTGTGTACAGTGGGAGTACCTCAAAACTCAGCTTCATCCTGTTCTAGGTACCAGAGTTACTGTTCTtacatgaaatacttttttctcatCCCTGTGGCACTTTTGAGTATCATCTCTCTGCTATGAAGTTGTATTTTGGTTTATGTAGCAAACCTAATGAGCCGTGGTAACATTGGCCTGAGGCAGAACAGGATCATGCTAGTCTTTCAATTCTAGAGTAGATGGATCTGTTATAAAGTATTCCTTATAATAATCTTCGTGTCACTCAGAGGTGACGAGGGTACAGTCTGGATCAGTTACTTTCATATATCTGTCTTTCAATGGAAACTGGACAGTATGTATGTGGAACAGATAAAACACAGAAGGTATGCAGgcctttttgtgttttttgtaaAGTTTTTGTAAAAAAGCAGTGGTAGATGTTTCCATTGCTGATGCATTGGATTGGAGTACTGAATGATTTGAAGCACAGCTTGCGTATCATTTCCTTTTCACATGTATTGACTGTTAAAACACTAGTTCTTACTAAAATAAAAGCCGATACTAAAGATTACaagcagcagctttaaaaaCGGGTAAAAAGTGATTTCCCCCATCTTCCTGTCCTTTCAGAAAGGCTGAAGTTTCAATGCATGGCTTACAGCACGTGGATAGATCATTTCAAAATCAATTAGGCACATGCAGTAAAAGGGAACAGCGGTTCTGTGCAGCAGGAATCCTGCATTTGAGGCAAAGCTGGGACGTGTTTTACCTGGCAGATGCAAAATAGTGATTCAGAGTGGGGCAGCAGCTGAAGATTAGGTCTCCCAGGTAATGAGCAGGGATGAGGGCAAAAGGGTAGACAGCaaacaggcagagaaggaaggggTGTAGAGAGAAACAGCAAGGGAGTAACTACACTGCTGCCGCCTCCTCATGTGGCTTTGAGCAGTTCTGCTGTGACTAAGTTTGAACAAGGCGAAGCACCTCAAACCTGGCAGGGGCTCAGGTTCTTCAGTAGCAGGGAACATGCAAAAAAGTTTCCACCTGGCAAAGACCTCTGCATGCAAAGCAGCCTGTGATCCAGTAGCCACTTCAAACCATGAAGAGCATTATCACTCACACCTGGC harbors:
- the IER3IP1 gene encoding immediate early response 3-interacting protein 1 codes for the protein MAFTLYSLLQAALLIVNAVAVLHEERFLRHVGWGSDQGIGGFGEEPGIKAQLTNLIRSVRTVMRVPLIAVNSVTIVLLLLFG